In the genome of Microcoleus vaginatus PCC 9802, the window TAATTTTCGAGAATATCCTCAAGTTATTGTCCCGAAAGTCTACTGGCAATACACTACTAAAAAAGTGCTGACTCTAGAATACGCACCAGGCATTAAGGTGGACGATCGCATTAGTTTAGAGGCGATTGGAGTGGATATTGTGAAGCTCAATCAACTCGGAATTTGCTGTTATTTAAAACAGTTGTTAATTGACGGTTTTTTTCAAGCTGACCCGCATCCGGGAAATTTGGCGGTAACAGAAGATGGTAGCTTGATTTTTTACGATTTTGGGATGATGGCTGAGATAAAGTCTCTGGCTAAAGACCAAATGGTCAAGACTTTTTTTGCTGTGATGAGGAAGGATACTGACGAGGTACTCAATACTTTAATTTCGATCGGCTTAGTTGAGCCGATGCCAGATATGATGCCGGTACGCAGGCTGATTGCTTTTCTGTTGGATAAGTTTATTGATAAGCCGATCGACCTTCAAGCTTTTAATGAAATTAAGAACGAACTTTACATCATGTTCGAGCAGCAACCGTTTCGCTTGCCCGCAGAAATGATGTTTATTGTCAAGTCCGTGACGACTCTCGACGGCATTGCTAGAACTCTCGACCCTAACTACAATTTCATAGCCTCCGCTCAGCCTTTTGTCAAGAGTATTGCGGTGAGCAAGGGGCGGGGAAATGCGATCGGAGAATTGGCAAGGCAAGCGCGAAGTTTTATTACATATAAGTTACGGCAGCCGAGCAAATCGCAATTTTTTCTCAAGCGTTTGGAGCAGCGAATTGAAGAGGGCGAACTGCAAATTAGAGTGCGAAATATCGAGAGCGAAAGAGCCTTGAAACGCATTAATTTAGCTTTGAAAACTCTAATTTTCGCTTGTCTGACTGGTTTTGTGTTTTTGTCGGGTGCAGTGCTGCTAGTGGGCGGATATCAAACGGGGGCGATCGCAGCTTTTGCGGTTTCGGGATTCGGTGGCTTGTTTGTGTTGCGCTCGTTGTTAGACTTGTTGGTTAAGGAAAAGCTCGATCGAATGGTCGATCGATAAATATACTGGGTAATTGGGAATTGCGATCGTAGTCAGGACATTAGCCCTGATTAAAAAAACTAATGCTGACTCATGTCTCCTGCATGGGTAGGTTATTTAATGCTATCCAACGCTCATATTCCGATTCTTCAGCCACTAACTCTGCTTCTATCTCTGCTCGATTTTCGTGATAATAAGTCAGTGCAGGATAAACCTGCGCTAAGCAGAGATGATCCAATTCTGCTGCTATTTAGTCAGCAATATTAACTTGTTATATAACGCTGTAATTCGCTGCACTAATGTGGCAGTACCTGGAATAATAGGGATACAATTGCGAAGGTGTGGAGCGCGGATAATTAAAGTGGCAATATCCGTTAAATTTAGCCTAGGCGAATCAAAGGTTAAAAATTAAGTAGTCCTGCATAGTCAGTATAATTAAGGCTTTTATTGGATAGCTCAACTGGCGTTATACTCATCAATAAAATACCAAAGAGCTGCCTCTAATATAGGAGAGTATTTTAAAGTGGTATTTTTTTTATTACCGACTATATATTCTTTGTATCAGAGTATTATTAAATCTTTCTATATAGTTAGTCTGACCACTATCCTTTCCTACTGCTATATCTTGTTAAACAGGAGAATTGGTGATTTTTTGAGCCAGCAAGTTTTTAATCTCGTGAGGCTCACTCTTGATGAGAGAAAAAGGAGATGCCTTTTTTGGCACACTATATATAGTGGGCCTGCGTAAGTCCTGTCAAAGCTAAAGTCCTCTTAGATATGACTCAAGAACTCATTAGTCCTCATAGCGAGCTCTTTAGCTAAAAACCCCGTGGGTTTCGACGCCTGGCGGACTTGCGGACGGTCGACTGACGTTGGTACTGCAAAGTAAACTTGTTAAAATAATTTGCGACTTTAGGTAGGGGCGGATGCTCAAAGCACGAAGTTATACTCCTAACATATATTAAACGCGATCGCCCGCCCCTACAAAAAATGTACGCCCAAACATTGCTAAAACCAGACGGCCGCCCACTCACACTCTACAGTCGCTACCCAATCCCAGAAGGTATCGCGGCCGTAAGTCCCAGCAATGAACCCGTAGAGGCAAACCCCCACTTTCGGTGGCATCCTTTGCGAGGGGAATGGGTAGCATACGCCAGCCACCGTCAGGGAAGAACTTTCATGCCGCCGCCGGAATACAACCCGCTGGCAGCTACAATTAACCCTAAGTTTCCGACAGAATTGCCGCCGGGAAAGTACGATGTAGCAGTGTTTGACAACCGCTTTCCCTCGATGACTGTGCAAGCAAAAAATGCACCTGCAAATATTGTCGAAACTTTGCCCGCCAAGGGCATTTGCGAAGTCGTTGTTTTCACTCAAGATCCGCTGGCTTCCTTGGGTTCTTTGGAGTTATCTCACTTGGAATTGCTATTAGAAGTATGGGCCGATCGCACTTCAGTTATTGGCAGCAATCCCGAAATTCAATACGTCTTGCCATTTGAAAATCGCGGCGTTGAAGTCGGAGTAACTTTGCACCATCCCCACGGTCAAATTTACGCTTATCCGTTCGTGCCACCGGTGCCGGCACGGATGTTAGAATGTCAATCGAGTTACTATCAAAAAAACAGTAGCGGTTTGCTGCAAGATTTGATTCAAAAAGAGATTTCCGACAAACAGCGAATTATTTATTTAGACGAAGAGGCGATCGCCTTTGTCCCCGCTTGTGCCCGCTACCCTTACGAAGTGTGGATTGCCCCGATCGCCCCCGCTGCTACATTTATCGATTTGACGGAAAAACAGCGGCAATCACTCGCTAAGGCCTTAAAAACAGTCACCCTCAAATATGACGGTTTGTGGCATCGCCCATTCCCTTATTTGATGGCTTGGTTTCAAGGGCCCACAGACGGGAAACCCCATCCAGAAGCGCATTTGCACGCCCAATTTTATCCGCCCTATCGATCGAGCGAGCGGCTAAAATACCTAGCAGGAACCGAACTCGCCGCCGGAATGTTTGCCAACGACGCTTTACCCGAAGAAAAAGCTAAAGAATTGCAAGCCGTATCGGTCAATCTATCTTAGATTTTAGATTTTAGATTTTGGGTCAATATATGATAAACTCATTCAACAAAGAAGTCGATATAAAACTCGAATTCATCCGCAAAGCCTTAAACGAAACAGGAGCGATCGCCCTTCGCTTGCGAGGCACTGACTGGTTTGCCTGGGCCACAGCCGGCGGTTCTCATACAGTATTGCTAACTGCAGAAACCGGAGTTGCAGAAATATTAATTACTGCGGAAAACGCTTGGGTTCTCACCGATGAAATCGAAGCTCAACGCTTGCAGGACGAGGAAGTGCCAGCCAACTTTCAAATGCACATCTATCCTTGGGCTGATGTTGCACAGCGCGAAGCTTTCGTCAAAGAAATTACTGGTGACGGTAACGTCATGAGCGATCGGCCAATTTATCCCAAAGAAACGCCAATAATCGCATCTTTACAGTCTCGCAAACAGACAATGATGTCAAGCGAATTAGAGCGATATCGCCGAGTCGGGCGTTTAGCCAGCGAAGCCATGACAGAGGTACTTTCCGCAGCCAAACCAACATGGACAGAATATCAGCTAGCGGGAGCCGGTGCAGAGGCTTTGTGGGCGAGAGGTTTGCATCCAGCCCTGACATTAGTTGCTGGAGAAAGGCGTTTACCAATGTACCGCCACGCCACAGCTACCGCCGAACAAATTGGACGACAAGCAATGTTAGTATTTTGCGCGAGGGGATGGGGTTTGTATGCAAATTTAACCAGATTTGTCTGTTTCGATTTTCTTGGGGAAAAGTATTCAGAGTTGCACCGACAAGTCAGGGAAATTGAAGCAGTGGCGCTAAATTTTTGTCGGCCGGGAGTAACGCTGAATGCGGTTTATGATACGCTTAAAACTGCTTACGAAGAGCACGGATATCCTCAAGCAATTGCGGAACACCATCAAGGCGGAACTACCGGATATTTGGCGCGGGAAATTGTGGCGAATCCGGCTACTTCAGATATTTTGGCAGAAAATATGGCTGTGGCTTGGAATCCGAGTTTGTCGGGAGCAAAAATTGAGGATACGTTTTTAATTCACAGCGATGGAACGTTGGAAAATTTGACTTTTGATCCGAATTGGCCGAGTGTAGAAGTAGCGGGAAGGTTGCGACCAGTACCGCTGGAAATATGGCACGATCGACCGTCGTCAATTTAACTTATCGCTTTATTTTTATCTCAGGCGTGATCGACAAGTCATATCAATTCCGGTTGCACTCCTCATCAGGGCTTGACGAGTGACTGTCAGTGGAAAAACTGAATGATTGTTAAGTTTTGACTGTTGACTCGCTTTTATTATTCCTTCCGATGCAACCGGAAACGATATCCTTGCTAAGGCATTATTTAGAATGAAATAGCCCTGTCTAGAGGAGTTTAGGCAAAACTTGAAGATCTAGTATGATAAAGGCGTTTATCTCAAAAAAAAATAGGCTAGCCATATTTCACAGCGCCTATCTCAATCGAAATTTTAATGGCTCCCCGCAACGCCGTCTTACCTCAGCTTTTGACCTGGTATTTTACCAGGTGGGTACCGTTGGCT includes:
- a CDS encoding AarF/ABC1/UbiB kinase family protein — translated: MLTKAAPKTLRWQRSKYSPLARQIDIFAAAGKFMFFLWWDGLLQNNSPHTRRIRAHWLVNTLLNLGPTFIKIGQSLSTRADLLPLEYVKELEQLQDRVPQFSSEEAIALVESELGKDIYALYRDFNPSPIAAASLGQVHKARLHTGEDVIVKVQRPGLESLFDLDVKAVRQVMRFCDRYLPGTRKYDLESIYHEFFKILYQEIDYVQEGKNSDRFSHNFREYPQVIVPKVYWQYTTKKVLTLEYAPGIKVDDRISLEAIGVDIVKLNQLGICCYLKQLLIDGFFQADPHPGNLAVTEDGSLIFYDFGMMAEIKSLAKDQMVKTFFAVMRKDTDEVLNTLISIGLVEPMPDMMPVRRLIAFLLDKFIDKPIDLQAFNEIKNELYIMFEQQPFRLPAEMMFIVKSVTTLDGIARTLDPNYNFIASAQPFVKSIAVSKGRGNAIGELARQARSFITYKLRQPSKSQFFLKRLEQRIEEGELQIRVRNIESERALKRINLALKTLIFACLTGFVFLSGAVLLVGGYQTGAIAAFAVSGFGGLFVLRSLLDLLVKEKLDRMVDR
- the galT gene encoding galactose-1-phosphate uridylyltransferase, translating into MYAQTLLKPDGRPLTLYSRYPIPEGIAAVSPSNEPVEANPHFRWHPLRGEWVAYASHRQGRTFMPPPEYNPLAATINPKFPTELPPGKYDVAVFDNRFPSMTVQAKNAPANIVETLPAKGICEVVVFTQDPLASLGSLELSHLELLLEVWADRTSVIGSNPEIQYVLPFENRGVEVGVTLHHPHGQIYAYPFVPPVPARMLECQSSYYQKNSSGLLQDLIQKEISDKQRIIYLDEEAIAFVPACARYPYEVWIAPIAPAATFIDLTEKQRQSLAKALKTVTLKYDGLWHRPFPYLMAWFQGPTDGKPHPEAHLHAQFYPPYRSSERLKYLAGTELAAGMFANDALPEEKAKELQAVSVNLS
- a CDS encoding M24 family metallopeptidase, which translates into the protein MINSFNKEVDIKLEFIRKALNETGAIALRLRGTDWFAWATAGGSHTVLLTAETGVAEILITAENAWVLTDEIEAQRLQDEEVPANFQMHIYPWADVAQREAFVKEITGDGNVMSDRPIYPKETPIIASLQSRKQTMMSSELERYRRVGRLASEAMTEVLSAAKPTWTEYQLAGAGAEALWARGLHPALTLVAGERRLPMYRHATATAEQIGRQAMLVFCARGWGLYANLTRFVCFDFLGEKYSELHRQVREIEAVALNFCRPGVTLNAVYDTLKTAYEEHGYPQAIAEHHQGGTTGYLAREIVANPATSDILAENMAVAWNPSLSGAKIEDTFLIHSDGTLENLTFDPNWPSVEVAGRLRPVPLEIWHDRPSSI